The following coding sequences are from one Candidatus Zixiibacteriota bacterium window:
- a CDS encoding glutamine--tRNA ligase/YqeY domain fusion protein: MASDERATSNFIRDIIDDDLAKGTYDGRVHTRFPPEPNGYLHIGHAKSILLNYGLAQTYGGKFNLRFDDTNPTKEEEEYVNSIIEDVRWLGADWEDRLFFASDYFPQLYEWAVQLIKAGKAYVDDLTPEEIRATRGTLTEPGQESPFRNRPIEENLDLFERMKNGEFPNGAKTLRAKIDMGAGNVNLRDPVMYRVLHARHHRTGDAWCIYPMYDWAHGQSDSVEGITHSICTLEFEDHRPLYNWFLDQLGIYHPRQIEFARLDLTYTVMSKRKLLRLVQEKYVDGWDDPRMPTISGLRRRGYTPESLRDFAERVGVAKKKGSVADLALLEHCLRDDLNKRARRVMAVLDPLKVVITNYPEDRVEEIEAVNNPENAAEGTRMVPFAREIYIERDDFMEHPPAKFFRLSPGAEVRLKHAYFIRCQEAVKDAAGKIVELRCTYDPASRGGEAPDGRKVKGTLHWVSAAHAFEGEVRWYENLFSNEFPEEIAPEEAAAGKDFTAHINPHSLRILTGCRLEPMLKEARPGDRFQFLRHGYFCVDNKFSAPGRPIFNRTVGLRDTWAKLAAKD, from the coding sequence ATGGCCAGCGACGAACGAGCGACATCGAACTTCATTCGCGACATTATCGATGATGACCTTGCGAAGGGAACCTACGACGGACGGGTGCACACCCGCTTTCCTCCGGAGCCGAACGGGTACCTCCATATCGGGCACGCCAAGTCGATTCTCCTGAACTACGGCCTGGCCCAGACCTACGGCGGGAAGTTCAACCTCCGCTTCGACGACACGAATCCGACTAAAGAGGAGGAGGAGTACGTCAACTCCATCATCGAGGATGTCCGGTGGCTCGGAGCCGACTGGGAGGACCGTCTCTTTTTCGCCTCGGACTATTTCCCGCAGCTCTACGAGTGGGCGGTGCAGTTGATCAAGGCGGGGAAAGCCTATGTCGATGATCTGACGCCCGAGGAGATCCGCGCGACGCGGGGGACGCTGACCGAGCCGGGCCAGGAGTCGCCCTTCCGCAACCGGCCGATCGAGGAGAATCTGGATCTGTTCGAGCGGATGAAGAACGGGGAGTTTCCCAACGGGGCGAAGACGCTGCGGGCGAAGATCGACATGGGAGCGGGGAATGTCAACCTGCGCGACCCGGTCATGTACCGGGTGCTGCACGCCCGGCACCACCGCACCGGCGACGCCTGGTGCATCTACCCCATGTACGACTGGGCGCACGGTCAGTCGGACTCGGTCGAGGGGATCACGCACTCGATCTGCACGCTCGAGTTCGAGGACCACCGCCCGCTGTACAACTGGTTTCTCGACCAGCTGGGGATCTACCACCCGCGGCAGATCGAGTTCGCCCGCCTCGATCTCACCTACACGGTGATGAGCAAGCGGAAGCTGCTGCGGCTGGTGCAGGAGAAGTATGTCGACGGGTGGGACGATCCGCGGATGCCCACGATTTCCGGCCTGCGGCGGCGGGGGTACACGCCGGAGTCGCTGCGCGATTTCGCCGAGCGGGTGGGCGTGGCCAAGAAGAAAGGCTCGGTGGCCGACCTCGCGCTTCTGGAGCACTGCCTGCGCGACGACCTCAACAAGCGGGCGCGGCGGGTGATGGCGGTGCTTGATCCGCTCAAGGTCGTGATCACGAACTACCCGGAGGACCGGGTCGAGGAGATCGAGGCGGTCAACAATCCGGAAAATGCGGCCGAGGGAACCCGCATGGTGCCGTTCGCCCGGGAAATCTATATCGAGCGCGATGACTTCATGGAGCACCCGCCCGCGAAGTTTTTCCGCCTCTCCCCCGGCGCCGAAGTGCGCCTGAAGCACGCCTACTTCATCCGGTGCCAGGAGGCGGTCAAGGATGCGGCCGGGAAGATTGTGGAGCTCCGCTGCACGTACGACCCGGCCTCGCGGGGGGGCGAGGCGCCGGACGGCCGCAAGGTGAAGGGGACGCTCCACTGGGTGTCGGCCGCGCACGCGTTCGAAGGCGAGGTGCGGTGGTACGAGAACCTGTTCTCGAACGAGTTTCCGGAGGAGATTGCGCCGGAGGAGGCGGCCGCCGGGAAGGATTTCACCGCCCACATCAACCCGCATTCGCTGCGCATCCTGACCGGCTGCAGACTCGAACCGATGCTGAAAGAGGCCCGTCCGGGCGACCGCTTCCAGTTTCTGCGCCACGGCTATTTCTGCGTGGACAACAAGTTCTCCGCGCCCGGGAGGCCGATTTTCAACAGGACCGTGGGCCTCCGGGACACGTGGGCGAAACTCGCCGCGAAAGACTAG